From Silurus meridionalis isolate SWU-2019-XX chromosome 14, ASM1480568v1, whole genome shotgun sequence, a single genomic window includes:
- the LOC124396395 gene encoding trafficking regulator of GLUT4 1, whose product MALNMDTNAPTTEISVGQEEEQQQPEQLPNQPPDDRADQTPISTQPVKTEHQDPPTDSEYTLAPENSVQMNGLATEHLTTIDEKLETSNGVCPNAVGASPPTSSRSSPPRNYQAKSGHAHANGHARLGSRSGSISHAGSPRPSLSRQPSVLTESGGDGTKPNDYLILAILACFCPLWPINIVGLTFSVMSRYSLQQGNVDGARRLGRNAKILSIVSLVGGVLIITATIVINWGLILKS is encoded by the exons ATGGCACTGAACATGGACACCAACGCACCAACTACTGAAATAAGTGTAGGGCAGGAAGAAGAGCAGCAACAACCTGAACAACTGCCCAATCAACCACCTGATGACAGGGCTGACCAGACCCCCATATCCACTCAGCCAGTGAAGACTGAGCATCAGGATCCACCCACTGACTCAGAGTACACTCTTGCTCCAGAAAACTCAGTACAGATGAATGGCCTGGCCACAGAACACCTGACCACCATCGATGAAAAGTTGGAAACAA GTAATGGGGTCTGCCCTAATGCTGTAGGTGCCTCTCCTCCTACATCTTCCCGATCTTCTCCCCCTCGTAATTATCAAGCTAAGTCTGGCCATGCTCATGCTAATGGCCATGCCCGTCTCGGCAGCCGCTCAGGTTCGATTAGCCATGCTGGGTCGCCTCGGCCCTCTCTCAGCCGCCAGCCcagtgttcttactgagagtgGAGGAGATGGCACCAAACCCAATGATTATCTTATCCTGGCCATACTTGCCTGCTTCTGCCCTCTGTGGCCCATCAACATTGTCGGCTTGACCTTCTCTGTTATG TCTCGGTATAGTCTGCAACAAGGGAACGTTGATGGAGCACGGCGTCTCGGCCGCAATGCAAAGATCCTCTCAATCGTTTCTCTTGTGGGTGGAGTTCTCATCATTACTGCCACCATTGTCATCAATTGGGGAT TGATATTAAAGTCTTGA